CAatcatctatataatattttatagaaaatcttagttaaaatttagtgTAAATTGATATTGTGCTATTAAGTCaccattaaatgattattctaTATTGGTGCTTTACGTTTCTGGTAACGGTAAATGTAGTTTCGAatggtaaatttttaatccCTCTCCTCGATTTCTAGAAATTAAAGTCAATGAAACATTATTCgtgaataatagtaaaagttaGGTGTATTATAGAACATATTATGGCTGCAAATCTAAAATTTGAACCAAACTACCAAAACGGTAGGTATCTAAATCGATTAGTGTCATACTGTACTACTGTAGGATGATAGTGTCGGATGAGAGGTTTCTGATTGTAGCAAATCAAATCTAGTTTCAATTTTGgagactaaaaaaataatcataaataggtaaaaaaatatgaaaattaactatatacggtatacctaattatgtactttactacttatatttatagtaatatttcatttacacGAAATTACAGAAGCGaagagacaattttttttaaatatttagaattttagaatattattaagttatttataccaCGTTCCAATTTACACCGTCCTTAAGTACGTCGATATTGaccatataaatgtataactatattgtaatttactaGATGGTGTTTTTGgcaattaatatatgttaaactgaaagttatattaaaaaaaataataataataacaaattacaaatagcaatatattttaattataaaatagttataaaatagccAAATAGGCAAACAAAATAGTACTAAACTGAAAAGatattttggaatatttttctaCAGTTCATTGAACTTAAGTAACAGTTTGGCCGAATAACCATATAAgtgaaatttgttttgaattttttcttcTGATACCGTcaagtatattttgaaaattatttagtaccaTATCGTttggattaaattaatttttatgctatcaaaatatcaatcaTGCTTAGATAATCACTGACTATAACGTAATCTAAGTTTTTCtcatatttaatagaatacaGAATTTAAAGCTAGATTTCTGGTTACTTGAAGTAAAAATTacgaagaataaattatttgattaacattgatgtttttttttctttttagtatcacaagaaaaataaatgaataagtaaaatcaaaataattgtttaaataaaatatgattgatcaaaaatatatttttttttatttacataaatactaatttggtTTCacgaaaataagtatttaaagttaattgtttaccggatattttaataaattaacaaatcatttaaacagtgtatgcattataatgaatattaatattgttgttgtatGACTTAAATAGTTATGATATTTGTGTTATTGATTAAACTGCGAAAACgccaaaaactataaaaatatacagataaaaaaaaacagaaacattttgaaaatcaaaaagtgaaatttaataaaattaatggctTAGGATACACAGTGTATTGTCAAAAAAAGTATGAGAATTATTGTACAATgggtgtaataaatatattttaataacatattattattatttaaatagttcgagttggaatataatatacataaaacagtatatttttacGTTGAATTAGTGAGTCCTTTGATAATATCTCTGTTTCACAGCGAATTCGTCTATCCGGCTAAAAATCCACCGTCGACTACGAGAGCCGTTCCGTTTACCATGGTGGAGTAGTCGCTGAGCATGAAAATCACAGCGTTCGCAATGTCGTCGGTTTCTAAAAGCATAACATAAACACAAGATTGAACATCAccagtaataatatcatggcAAACGTTGGTCGTCGGAAGCGTGCGTGTCGATACGATTCGTTTTCGTTTCGACACACTCGCTGCAAAATTCCGTTACACACAAACCTGCGAATCTGCCCAGCGGGATTCGTCTCATTATGGGTCCCGATTTTTCTGGATCTGACCACGCGATTTTACCCATGCGAGTCAACACCACAGTCGGATTAACGTTGTTGGTACGGATACCGTATTTGCCCAGTTCGATTGCCATCGTTCTAGTTATTTGATTCACTGCTCCTTTAGATGCACAATATGTCGTATGATCGGGTATGGCTCTCTGTAGAcgtttcaaaacaaataaaatgtaaattgcgTCACTCGgctgtcataatattattattgcggtaCGACCACTTAACACCGCCTAACCTGATTGCTGTGAGACGTGAttaatttgtagtttttttgttgtttttattttttaaacgaacaTAAGCGAACCGTTGATTTACATACAGAACtcgtgttaataattttttaacattatcgCATTATACGGATACTAGTAGTTGTTGTCTTGTCGTTGTCACAGATATTATAACTTACCGTAGAAATTGTCGaagatatatttacaatagatCCTTTGATACCGGCATCAATCATGTTTTTTGCCACTGCCTGACTTATTCTCACTAAGGCTCTGGCGTTGATATTTAAAGTCctaaacaacaaatattttgtttatttaaaatacacaaaaatttaagttaattatttattctattgaaaattacttaacattttttttttttttgaaaaatgtaacttatatttttaaataattgagtcTATTGTAATTCGTGTTTGTTATACGACAGTACAGTACTATATTAGTATGcacaatgttaattttaagttcaaaaagttcaataaaaatattttcttcgcaaattcaaaattaaaattgtactaaaataaattgtatgtttataattctgaattcttttataataccagaaattattttttaataaactgttcgttatctcaatttagtatcgtttttatttccatGCATAATTACAAGATTAATCTCTAATTCATAACACTCTACTTGTATtagttagtttatatttaattattaaatattatataataatggccATAATGGAAGATTAATTGGTTTTGAAAAGtaacaaaatcattttattcatttgttttaaatttttttcaaaaaaatatttaaattataacctaTACTTTTCTGCAAATCTTAATCGAAAATGTAATTtccaaacataaatattaatagtgttTTATTGAGAATTAAGgctaatctaaataattaaaaaatatatccatagtgtaattatatttatattagtcacgcaaatataatatttatgaaatgaaCTAAAATTTTACTAACTTATCCCAACCATGTTCAGTGACATCGAAAAATGACTCTATAACAGCTACACCGGCGTTGTTGACCAAACCATGTACTGGACCAAtgtccaacatttttttataagtatcttccCAATTGGaaacatcacaaaatatttgtttagtatTTGGTAACGGTTTAGCAGCGCCATCTTCTTTCTCTACCACCGCGTAAACAAATGAACCCAAATCTATCAATCTCTCTGTAATCTTTTCACCCatacctaaaaaataacatacaattttattttaattcatcaaatattcaccatttaataattttcaaatcggCTTCGAAAATTCAGTTGATATTAAGTACTTTATCCTAAGAtttgtgattatttatataatagaaataaattgtattaagtgGATACGACATTAAACCATATTGAAGTATAaccatatatacattatataaaataaaatttaataccataGACTTTAaactctaaaataattgaataaagaacttaaaatacgtaaaatagcgaatatacaaataatgtataccttACTTAgttgttgatatttttctcaaatataatgtaaacatttaatatgttattaaataatttataattatatatatatttcaaatattgtaaatttatttttgtaagcccacttcatgtattataatttatttaaacagcactaaataaaaatatttatataattataaattttcggtaatctataataaatcattgattatgctttttataaaaatgaaatatatattatgtcaggTCGCGTGAACTGTaactaatcattaaattatttaatattgcgtTAATGGTCActcaaacataatttaaggTCATGATTGGTCCATTATATtccattgaatattaaattagttcgATTTTATAAACTCAAAACAACTCagcataaatgttttaaaattgtatgtatagtacaaaatataaaaatatttaatcaatttagtttttttaggttaatatatttaaatttaaattttataattattttaaatatgaataggtatatataagttatattttataaatctgtatctaaattttttaaacagtaaaaaatataaattggatATTTTGTAACTACATTCAATacaggtaaataaatataatataaaattcaagattaaaaaatattttaatttattgttaattacttCGATaagacatattttgtaattgttagataaataatttcaaaatgttgaaGTTTTTTCCAGATAAAAAACAGATTAGTAATATAGGtgtctaatttatatataagttatatcaaGAGCAATGAACTgttcaataattaaagtttatcTAAGTTTTCATGACATTCGAGTTATGGTAGTGGTACTGAATTTTGtagtacttataatacatcatacaatttttgttaatcaAAACTATGCGATTTTACACTATGCTGTGTtctcttttttataatagcttgattttgaaatttatcagaaattaaaaacagaataGGCACCTAATTATCTTTATGGTCCGGTACACAAATCGACTAATTGAGTCTatcttatattgttatataagcaTTTTCAATTAGTGTATACTATAAGAAGAGTAAAACACCAAGAGATACTACATCGCAATCggcactatttaaataaattattaatttaattgatccataatcaatatttattcattattaaaatttttagataaacatTTCAgaacgtaaaattataaatattgttggttacagtataaaaaagaaaaagaaaattttaataaaccattaaaattaaatgttaaagattataaaaatattttgtaagaatTCCTTAAGcaaagaaaataaaagaattataatcTCAAAAGCTAAAagggaaaattaatttttcactgaatatgtaatattttacaattttaatataattaaatattaaataattttatttatatatttctattattattatcattgaattatatagattttaaataaatgcaatgcataatattatttaattgattaaattcaacaaattattttcataagctttaatttttaatgattttttatattattttaacggaCATGCTTTGAATATTGTTTCAGACAGACtttgtattatcataaaattttcaatttgtattaatcACTCCAATTCCAATGCTGGATTGCTTGTATTTAGGTTTTATAcctttacaattaatataatttaatttcaaaaaattatcttgCATCACACTTATCATTTATCTACAGGTATGCGGTATTAATATGAAGTTTAAATCGACGatgaataaacataataacatttgaaaaatactttgaGAAAATATGGTTTTTCATACCATAGTgatataccataaaatatttttgacaaatttaagaatttcttaattaataaaatgtaaattaatctCTGTAAATCGTTCACAGTGGATACCTTATCCGAGAAtagctttaaataaattataaaacaaattatggcACAATTTGTAATGCATCCATGTCTGTTAATCgctcatatatttttgttgatataatattttgtactttacaATACTTAAACATTGTactgtaggtacataattcctacattatatatattacatcctATACAAATACACGCAGTGCGCGTGACGAATTTAGTGTATTTAACTcgtgcttatata
This sequence is a window from Rhopalosiphum maidis isolate BTI-1 chromosome 1, ASM367621v3, whole genome shotgun sequence. Protein-coding genes within it:
- the LOC113561143 gene encoding L-xylulose reductase-like, whose translation is MIRSICRLPHKIAGQMAVDILSRSMASKAPQKMEDYFKGKKFIVTGSCAGMGEKITERLIDLGSFVYAVVEKEDGAAKPLPNTKQIFCDVSNWEDTYKKMLDIGPVHGLVNNAGVAVIESFFDVTEHGWDKTLNINARALVRISQAVAKNMIDAGIKGSIVNISSTISTRAIPDHTTYCASKGAVNQITRTMAIELGKYGIRTNNVNPTVVLTRMGKIAWSDPEKSGPIMRRIPLGRFAETDDIANAVIFMLSDYSTMVNGTALVVDGGFLAG